A section of the Flaviflexus equikiangi genome encodes:
- a CDS encoding penicillin acylase family protein, translated as METMKSRRLLYRSAVVVLGVVLTLGLVLGAVLLVNLNKPLPWHGGEQIMEADGVVEVVRDANGIPSIYATTDEDLFRAQGYVHAQDRFFEMDYRRHMTGGRLSELLGDAEAATQADIVIRSMGWRRLAEEEWDLISDESRTFYTAYAEGVNAYIADRSPSDLALEYTVLGLSHPIGDIEPWTGIDSLAWLKAMAWDLKNNLDEETARVTAYASLGDVALVEELSPSFEATGHTPIIPSTDGANLTDAEEYPRSTPLEIPEIGEGAGTSADEADIDADAIGQGVMDAQEALDTMPIMLGRGPMVGSNSFVVGGEHTDSGLPIIANDPHLTISYPSVWYQVGLHCVEITPDCTYDATGFSFAGMPGLIIGRNADLAWGLTNLGGDVTDFVIEKNTGETTYERDGEDVEYEIRTETINVAGAESFDIEVRVSVHGPVISDLLLDDETTGALPTAPGDFSVALEWTALKPGRTGDAIFAINRAATPDDVAAAAANFEVPAQNILYATAEGDFGYQAPGRFPIRPTLAEADGDLESVHMPENLGADGRWPRPGWDSAYDWQGYYAPEDMPALLNPGEGFIVAANQQVTPSDLGPYLGSYSDGGYRSEAIRTEIEDRLESGEPFTLTDAEQIMLADQSPFGLELGEYVTAVDVEDERLGDAQAILRDWLERGAHTDVDEAGAAIMAATYAHLLDRTIALHIDGFSATNATNYLIALANIDASSTWWDNPLTDQVEDRDDAMRDALAAMEEDLTGQMGEDMSQWRWGDIHVETPTHSVLGGDDIPGPVRSYFNGDPLGVPGGSAIPNAMGFSPAVTEGYVSYEVTAGPSMRMVVDLSDPDRASWIISSGSSGHPRSARINDQFEMWANGEYLPWAFTPEAVRARGETTMTLR; from the coding sequence ATGGAAACAATGAAAAGCCGCCGTCTCCTGTACCGCTCCGCGGTTGTTGTCCTGGGTGTCGTTCTCACCCTCGGCCTTGTCCTTGGAGCAGTGCTCCTCGTCAATCTCAACAAGCCGCTGCCGTGGCATGGCGGCGAGCAGATCATGGAGGCGGATGGCGTCGTCGAGGTCGTCCGCGACGCGAACGGCATCCCCTCCATCTACGCCACGACAGACGAGGATCTGTTCCGCGCCCAAGGCTACGTCCACGCCCAGGACAGATTCTTCGAGATGGACTATCGACGTCACATGACAGGCGGGCGCCTCTCGGAGCTGCTGGGTGATGCGGAGGCTGCGACGCAGGCCGATATCGTCATCAGGAGCATGGGCTGGCGCAGGCTGGCCGAGGAGGAGTGGGATCTCATCTCAGACGAATCGCGGACGTTCTACACGGCGTACGCGGAGGGAGTCAACGCCTACATCGCAGACAGATCCCCGTCGGATCTCGCGCTCGAATACACGGTGCTGGGACTGTCCCACCCGATCGGCGATATCGAGCCCTGGACCGGAATCGACTCGCTCGCGTGGCTGAAGGCCATGGCCTGGGATCTCAAGAACAACCTGGATGAGGAGACCGCGCGAGTCACCGCATACGCCAGCCTGGGCGATGTGGCACTCGTCGAGGAGCTCAGCCCCTCATTCGAGGCGACCGGCCACACTCCCATCATTCCGTCCACCGACGGTGCGAACCTCACAGACGCAGAGGAGTATCCGCGTTCGACTCCGCTCGAGATCCCCGAAATCGGGGAAGGGGCCGGGACGTCTGCCGATGAGGCGGACATTGACGCCGATGCGATCGGCCAGGGCGTCATGGACGCCCAGGAGGCGCTGGATACGATGCCGATCATGCTGGGACGGGGCCCTATGGTCGGATCGAACTCGTTCGTCGTGGGCGGGGAGCACACCGACTCGGGGCTGCCGATCATCGCGAACGACCCGCACCTGACAATCTCCTATCCCTCTGTCTGGTACCAGGTGGGTCTGCACTGCGTGGAGATCACCCCTGACTGCACGTACGATGCGACGGGCTTCTCCTTCGCCGGCATGCCCGGCCTCATCATCGGCCGCAACGCCGACCTGGCGTGGGGTTTGACGAACCTGGGCGGCGATGTCACCGACTTCGTCATCGAGAAGAACACCGGTGAGACGACGTACGAGAGAGACGGGGAGGATGTCGAGTACGAGATCCGGACCGAGACGATCAACGTGGCGGGGGCCGAGTCCTTCGACATCGAGGTCCGCGTCTCCGTGCACGGTCCCGTGATCTCCGATCTTCTGCTCGACGACGAGACGACAGGCGCGCTTCCCACCGCTCCCGGAGATTTCTCGGTCGCATTGGAATGGACGGCTTTGAAGCCCGGCCGCACGGGAGACGCGATCTTCGCAATCAACCGGGCCGCCACTCCCGACGATGTGGCGGCTGCGGCCGCGAACTTCGAGGTCCCCGCGCAGAACATTCTCTACGCCACGGCCGAGGGGGACTTCGGCTACCAGGCACCGGGCAGGTTCCCGATCCGTCCCACCCTCGCCGAGGCGGACGGCGACCTCGAGTCCGTCCACATGCCCGAGAACCTGGGGGCTGATGGAAGATGGCCGCGGCCGGGCTGGGATTCCGCCTACGACTGGCAGGGCTACTACGCGCCGGAGGACATGCCTGCACTGCTCAATCCGGGCGAGGGCTTCATCGTGGCCGCGAACCAGCAGGTCACACCATCAGATCTGGGCCCCTACCTCGGATCTTATTCCGACGGGGGATACCGGTCCGAAGCGATCAGGACTGAGATCGAGGACCGTCTCGAGAGCGGAGAACCGTTCACGTTGACTGACGCGGAGCAGATCATGCTGGCCGACCAGTCCCCGTTCGGGCTCGAACTCGGGGAGTACGTGACCGCAGTCGATGTTGAGGACGAACGCCTGGGGGATGCTCAGGCGATCCTGCGCGACTGGCTCGAGCGGGGCGCCCACACGGACGTCGACGAGGCAGGCGCGGCGATCATGGCGGCGACCTACGCCCACCTGCTCGATCGCACAATCGCACTCCATATCGACGGTTTCTCCGCCACGAATGCGACGAACTATCTCATCGCCCTGGCGAACATCGATGCCTCGAGCACATGGTGGGACAACCCTCTCACCGACCAGGTCGAGGACCGTGACGATGCGATGAGGGATGCTCTGGCAGCGATGGAGGAGGATCTGACGGGGCAGATGGGGGAGGACATGTCGCAGTGGCGCTGGGGCGATATCCACGTCGAAACACCCACCCACTCTGTTCTCGGCGGAGATGACATTCCCGGCCCCGTCCGGTCCTATTTCAACGGCGATCCGCTCGGCGTGCCAGGTGGCTCCGCCATCCCCAACGCCATGGGATTCTCGCCAGCCGTGACGGAGGGCTACGTGAGCTACGAGGTGACAGCAGGGCCGTCGATGAGAATGGTGGTGGATCTGTCCGATCCCGACAGGGCCTCGTGGATCATCTCGTCCGGTTCCTCTGGCCATCCACGGTCGGCGCGTATCAATGACCAGTTCGAGATGTGGGCGAACGGCGAGTACCTGCCGTGGGCCTTCACACCGGAGGCAGTGCGTGCTCGCGGCGAGACCACGATGACGCTCCGATAG
- a CDS encoding GNAT family N-acetyltransferase: protein MVVTLRPETFDDWPWLWHWRHELRDPEWKEWDSPYLHALSPRLSYEQFTRGRALDNHLGAVIDVDGRAVGYVNRGELAPRGGGWWDWGIVIYDPADRGRGTGRAAARLWIDHTFTMTGVHVLTLTTWSGNTPMISLGHSLGFAECSRIPQAREWRGQRYDAVQMALVRDDWKI from the coding sequence ATGGTAGTGACCCTGAGGCCTGAAACCTTCGATGACTGGCCCTGGCTGTGGCATTGGCGCCACGAACTGAGGGATCCCGAATGGAAGGAGTGGGACTCTCCCTATCTCCATGCTCTCTCCCCGCGTCTCAGCTACGAGCAGTTCACGCGGGGGAGAGCCCTCGATAACCATCTGGGAGCCGTCATCGATGTCGATGGTCGAGCGGTCGGCTACGTGAACCGCGGTGAACTCGCCCCGCGCGGTGGCGGCTGGTGGGATTGGGGGATCGTCATCTACGACCCTGCTGACCGCGGCCGGGGGACCGGCCGCGCAGCGGCTCGACTGTGGATCGACCACACGTTCACGATGACGGGGGTCCACGTACTCACACTCACGACATGGTCCGGCAATACTCCGATGATCAGTCTCGGCCACAGCCTCGGCTTCGCGGAGTGCTCCCGCATTCCCCAAGCCCGCGAGTGGAGAGGGCAACGATATGACGCGGTGCAGATGGCACTGGTGCGAGACGACTGGAAGATATAG
- a CDS encoding heavy metal translocating P-type ATPase encodes MSTVLRFCRHYPMVVFVLSTAAVGLAFELSGPAGTTRWLVSAAALSIAATQFKGMVDSLRAGSFGIDILAVTAIVSTVAVGEYWAALVVCLMLTGGEALEDYASARAGAELTSLLESAPTSAFRLDEDGEAASVDISDVAIGDRLLVRPHDTIPVDSRLESERAVLDESSLTGESLPVEHARGDLLLSGSLNGSTTIEITAVADAAGSQFQRIIALVDEARDSKAPFVRLADRVAVPFTLIAFLIAGAAWAVSGDPMRFAQVLVVATPCPLIIAAPVAFMAGMSRAARGGMIVKNAGTLEQVSKVATVAFDKTGTLTRGVPQVSAVVAMADMSEHDVLRLAASAELYSTHPLGEAIVAHARTIGDVPSPTAAEEIPAQGVVAVVDGIEIRVGKRAFVAEPGLEIVPQSDAGHTTIWVGHDNRLIGRIDLSDPIREETADTLSAVHDAGVTVAMLTGDAPETAHRVGETLGIDDVRAGLLPEDKVSAITAMTKRPVMMVGDGVNDAPVLAVSDVGVAMGARGSTAAVESADVVVMQDDLFRIPRLILLGQRTMRIAWQAILIGVGMSIVLMLIGATGFMPAFVGAWMQELVDLACILWALLAARPSRQERELTERMLRAESTTAVESVV; translated from the coding sequence ATGAGCACCGTCCTGCGTTTCTGCCGCCACTATCCGATGGTGGTCTTCGTCCTGTCCACCGCCGCCGTCGGACTCGCATTCGAGCTCTCCGGGCCCGCAGGCACGACACGCTGGCTCGTCTCCGCCGCGGCTCTCAGCATCGCCGCAACCCAGTTCAAGGGCATGGTGGACTCCCTGCGGGCGGGAAGCTTCGGCATCGATATCTTGGCAGTCACCGCAATCGTCTCCACCGTCGCTGTCGGGGAGTACTGGGCAGCGCTCGTCGTCTGCCTCATGCTGACGGGCGGGGAGGCGCTCGAGGACTATGCGTCGGCGCGTGCCGGGGCCGAGCTGACGAGTCTTCTCGAGTCGGCGCCGACGAGCGCTTTCCGCCTCGATGAGGACGGGGAGGCCGCCTCCGTCGACATCTCCGATGTTGCGATCGGGGACAGGCTGCTGGTCCGCCCGCACGACACGATACCGGTGGACTCCAGGCTCGAATCCGAACGCGCGGTACTCGACGAGAGCTCTCTCACGGGGGAGTCGTTACCTGTCGAGCACGCCCGCGGGGACCTCCTCCTGTCGGGTTCCCTCAACGGGTCGACGACGATCGAGATCACTGCCGTCGCCGACGCGGCCGGCTCTCAGTTCCAGCGCATCATCGCCCTCGTGGACGAGGCGCGCGACTCGAAGGCACCATTCGTGCGCCTTGCCGACAGGGTTGCCGTTCCCTTCACCCTCATCGCCTTTCTCATTGCGGGCGCGGCCTGGGCCGTGTCCGGGGACCCGATGAGGTTCGCGCAGGTACTCGTCGTCGCAACACCCTGCCCTCTCATCATCGCCGCCCCCGTCGCCTTCATGGCAGGCATGTCCCGAGCCGCACGCGGCGGCATGATCGTCAAGAACGCGGGCACTCTCGAACAGGTGTCGAAGGTTGCCACGGTCGCCTTCGACAAGACGGGAACCCTGACGCGGGGCGTGCCGCAGGTCAGTGCCGTGGTCGCCATGGCCGACATGTCAGAGCATGATGTCCTCCGGCTGGCAGCGTCCGCCGAGCTCTATTCCACTCATCCCCTCGGGGAAGCCATCGTCGCCCACGCCCGCACCATCGGCGATGTTCCCTCACCGACAGCGGCGGAGGAGATCCCGGCACAGGGCGTTGTCGCTGTCGTCGACGGCATCGAGATCAGGGTGGGGAAACGCGCCTTCGTGGCCGAGCCCGGACTCGAGATCGTGCCGCAATCGGATGCTGGGCACACAACCATCTGGGTGGGGCACGACAATCGCCTCATCGGCCGTATCGATCTCTCTGACCCTATCCGCGAGGAGACGGCCGATACCCTCTCGGCGGTCCACGACGCTGGGGTCACGGTCGCGATGCTGACGGGAGATGCTCCCGAGACTGCGCACCGCGTGGGCGAAACACTCGGAATCGATGACGTACGAGCTGGCCTCCTGCCGGAGGACAAGGTCTCCGCGATCACGGCCATGACGAAGCGTCCGGTCATGATGGTCGGCGACGGCGTCAACGATGCTCCCGTCCTGGCGGTCTCCGACGTCGGCGTCGCCATGGGCGCACGAGGGTCGACGGCCGCCGTGGAATCGGCCGATGTGGTGGTCATGCAGGACGACCTTTTCCGCATCCCCCGTCTCATCCTTCTCGGCCAGCGCACGATGAGGATCGCCTGGCAGGCCATTCTCATCGGTGTCGGCATGTCGATCGTTCTCATGCTGATCGGAGCCACGGGATTCATGCCCGCATTCGTCGGCGCATGGATGCAGGAGCTCGTCGATCTCGCCTGCATCCTCTGGGCCCTCCTGGCAGCCCGTCCCTCCCGCCAGGAGCGTGAGCTCACGGAGCGAATGCTCCGCGCCGAATCGACAACCGCCGTCGAATCGGTCGTTTAG
- the tsaA gene encoding tRNA (N6-threonylcarbamoyladenosine(37)-N6)-methyltransferase TrmO has protein sequence MTRQPALTIATVRSDFTEKFGIPRQSGLVSSTTSRIVFEPEFRSPDFVRGIDGFSHLWLIWEFSANVAAGWSATVRPPRLGGDERVGVFASRAPFRPNAMGLSSVELLGVELDSHEGPVLTIGGADLLDGTPILDIKPYVPTDARTHIRAGYLDSRPRNPLAVEFDSAAAERIPEAQRQTLVEILSHDPRPAYQADPGRVYGMTYAGHDVKFTVEGETLTVTEIRDLPAPDSSV, from the coding sequence ATGACACGACAGCCAGCCCTCACCATCGCAACCGTCCGCAGCGATTTCACGGAGAAGTTCGGAATACCGCGACAGTCGGGCCTCGTCTCGTCGACAACGTCCCGCATCGTCTTCGAGCCCGAATTCCGTTCCCCGGATTTCGTCCGCGGCATCGACGGATTCTCGCACCTGTGGCTGATCTGGGAGTTCTCGGCCAACGTGGCGGCGGGATGGTCGGCGACGGTGCGGCCGCCTCGGCTGGGAGGCGATGAGCGGGTGGGAGTGTTCGCCAGCCGTGCACCTTTTAGGCCGAACGCGATGGGACTGTCATCCGTTGAGCTTCTGGGAGTCGAGCTCGACTCCCACGAGGGGCCGGTGCTCACGATCGGGGGAGCGGACCTTCTCGACGGCACTCCCATCCTTGATATCAAGCCCTACGTGCCCACCGATGCTCGCACGCATATTCGCGCCGGCTATCTCGATTCCCGCCCGCGGAATCCTCTCGCCGTCGAGTTCGACTCTGCCGCCGCGGAGAGGATTCCAGAGGCTCAACGACAGACGCTTGTCGAGATCCTCTCCCATGATCCCCGCCCCGCCTACCAGGCGGATCCGGGACGTGTGTACGGAATGACGTATGCCGGGCACGACGTGAAGTTCACGGTCGAGGGGGAGACGCTCACTGTGACCGAGATCAGGGATCTGCCGGCGCCTGACAGTTCTGTTTAG
- a CDS encoding NADPH-dependent FMN reductase, which translates to MKVGIIIGSIREGRAGEQVGQWVFDTAKGYEGAEFEIIDLKSFNVPLLTSPTVPGMANRQYDSAEVTNWSRAIDACDAFIFVTPEYNHGVPGAFKNAVDSIGPEWQNKKVAFVAYGAANGVRAIEQWRGVVANFNMWDIRTTVELNLFTDFGDEGFAPQERRQGELTALLEQLIG; encoded by the coding sequence ATGAAGGTTGGCATCATCATCGGCTCGATTCGTGAGGGCCGTGCGGGCGAGCAGGTCGGACAGTGGGTTTTCGACACGGCGAAGGGCTACGAGGGCGCAGAGTTCGAGATCATCGATCTCAAGTCTTTCAACGTCCCCCTCCTCACCTCCCCCACCGTGCCGGGTATGGCAAACCGCCAGTACGATTCGGCCGAGGTCACGAACTGGAGCCGGGCGATCGATGCATGCGATGCGTTCATCTTCGTCACGCCCGAGTACAACCATGGCGTCCCCGGCGCGTTCAAGAACGCAGTGGATTCGATCGGCCCCGAATGGCAGAACAAGAAGGTCGCATTCGTCGCCTACGGTGCGGCCAACGGTGTGCGCGCCATCGAACAGTGGCGCGGCGTTGTCGCCAACTTCAACATGTGGGACATCCGCACAACGGTCGAACTCAATCTCTTCACCGACTTCGGCGATGAGGGCTTCGCCCCGCAGGAGCGCCGCCAGGGCGAGCTGACAGCCCTGCTCGAGCAGCTGATCGGCTAG
- a CDS encoding TIGR03085 family metal-binding protein, translating into MNFVTAERQRLVTTFERVGADAPTLCEGWSAEDLLRHLVIREIYPHVGLFAKVPVGLADPAREQVEELNGQDYDTLLSTFRDGRQKLSPLQVAPVDRAMNTLEYVIHHEDLRRAQNPVLGRVLTGAEQREIFTHLKGMAQMLFAASPVRIVLHAPGIGDITALATKRHKNTVTITGAPVELALFAFGRDRVADVSFAGDASDIEKVTASKRSA; encoded by the coding sequence ATGAACTTTGTTACCGCTGAACGCCAGAGGCTCGTCACGACTTTCGAACGCGTCGGCGCAGACGCACCGACACTGTGTGAAGGATGGTCGGCGGAGGATCTCCTCCGACATCTCGTCATCCGCGAGATCTATCCGCATGTCGGCCTCTTCGCGAAGGTGCCGGTCGGCTTGGCTGATCCTGCCCGCGAGCAGGTCGAGGAACTCAACGGCCAGGACTATGACACTCTGCTGTCGACGTTCCGCGACGGCCGGCAGAAGTTGTCCCCTCTCCAGGTCGCCCCTGTCGATCGAGCCATGAACACGCTCGAATACGTCATCCACCATGAGGATCTGCGTCGCGCCCAGAATCCGGTTCTCGGGCGCGTGCTGACGGGTGCGGAGCAGCGCGAGATCTTCACCCATCTCAAGGGCATGGCACAGATGCTCTTCGCCGCCTCCCCCGTCCGGATCGTCCTCCACGCTCCCGGCATCGGAGACATCACCGCGCTCGCGACGAAGCGCCACAAGAACACCGTCACCATCACCGGTGCGCCCGTCGAGCTGGCACTGTTCGCCTTCGGGCGCGACCGCGTCGCGGACGTGTCCTTTGCCGGAGACGCGAGCGATATCGAGAAGGTCACCGCCTCGAAGCGCTCCGCCTAA
- a CDS encoding MerR family transcriptional regulator, whose product MKNLEAVVNEAAQTTFVQPSLFGETPLDESEGYRGPIACKAVGITYRQLDYWDRTGLVSPSIRGAKGSGTQRLYSFRDILVLKVVKRLLDTGVSLQQIRVAINQLGAYGVQDLSGITLMSDGASVYECTSNDEVIDLVNGGQGVFGIALGRVWQEIEFSLSELPTERAEEEASLRVVDELAQRRAAKRIS is encoded by the coding sequence ATCAAGAATTTGGAGGCCGTGGTGAACGAAGCCGCACAGACGACTTTCGTCCAGCCTTCCCTGTTTGGGGAAACGCCGTTGGATGAGAGCGAAGGCTACCGTGGGCCCATCGCCTGCAAGGCCGTGGGAATAACCTATCGGCAACTCGACTATTGGGACCGCACCGGTCTCGTGTCCCCCTCCATTCGCGGTGCCAAAGGGTCCGGCACCCAGCGGCTCTACTCGTTCCGCGACATCCTCGTCCTCAAGGTCGTCAAGCGCCTCCTCGATACCGGGGTCTCCCTCCAGCAGATCCGCGTCGCCATCAACCAGCTCGGTGCGTACGGCGTCCAGGACCTCTCCGGCATCACCCTCATGTCCGATGGTGCCTCTGTCTATGAATGTACGTCGAACGATGAGGTCATCGACCTGGTCAACGGCGGGCAGGGAGTATTCGGGATCGCGCTCGGCCGCGTGTGGCAGGAGATCGAGTTCTCGCTCTCCGAGCTGCCCACCGAGCGAGCGGAAGAAGAAGCAAGCCTCCGCGTCGTCGACGAGCTCGCACAGCGCCGCGCAGCGAAGCGAATCTCGTAG